A stretch of the Pseudorasbora parva isolate DD20220531a chromosome 13, ASM2467924v1, whole genome shotgun sequence genome encodes the following:
- the traf3ip3 gene encoding TRAF3-interacting JNK-activating modulator produces the protein MEGAHDIKRSPAADYEFKVEQRAVKHREISHRNNTTSCRSPTRDLDTRWIKTELHRKRQFEFFKRRPVDHGTYSLLSAAPRHSRSRETLHTPEHMTQTLTSIRRPLITSQNVNLQRDGINFAMQTDFTSSMNDENDPGLKDGWAVPVISSVRLQRKVMKERVLLKNITPLSTPQKTLQTTSIQTESGFVTVKEADINQLSVYLEEALHREEALKKKLSNLQKSAATLLHSTELLWKTRCDEDLLKSKIKALEAQLQICIKKGPQDGVKKVLLKMEKQRAEYEQKALKAIHKAENEKAEAQSKMEYLQGALQTAQTESEWWQRLCEELKEGSSQLKKRQDECTDQMLQLQGHLEHSLGQEEMLRKQTESLQHERAELHSCISELEEENLNLREYLQELRGHNHELFNSNTQIHENVSLMDQLLRTDNGIARQLRDTEHRLRMKEKEYTELRADLESLEQECYRYQSRLTQCREEMNLLTTRQNNSRRGCCGSWLCICLFLLLMMVVVLAALWLYHPPAREQLQHFYSVLEERMEDYLIQAASAQQRACFKPV, from the exons ATGGAAGGTGCTCATGACATCAAAAGGTCACCGGCCGCGGATTACGAGTTTAAAGTGGAGCAGCGTGCCGTGAAGCACAGAGAAATCAGCCATCGCAATAACACAACATCATGTCGCAGTCCCACAAGAGATCTGGACACAAGATGGATTAAAACCGAACTGCATCGCAAAAGACAGTTTGAGTTCTTCAAAAGAAGACCAGTGGACCATGGCACATACTCGCTGTTATCTGCAGCGCCAAGGCACAGCCGCTCAAGGGAAACCCTGCATACACCAGAGCATATGACGCAAACCTTAACGTCAATCAGACGGCCCTTGATAACAAGTCAAAACGTAAATCTCCAGAGAGATGGCATAAACTTTGCAATGCAG ACAGACTTCACATCCTCAATGAATGATGAAAATGATCCCGGGCTGAAAGATGGATGGGCTGTACCAGTTATCAGTTCCGTTAGGCTTCAGAGGAAAGTGATGAAGGAGCGAG TTCTCCTTAAAAACATCACTCCGCTCTCAACCCCCCAGAAGACATTACAGACTACCAGCATTCAGACTGA GTCTGGATTTGTTACTGTCAAAGAAGCG GATATCAACCAGTTGTCTGTTTATTTAGAG GAGGCCTTACATAGAGAAGAGGCTCTTAAAAAGAAGCTCTCCAACCTCCAGAAGAGCGCCGCTACATTACTGCACTCTACAGAGCTCCTGTGGAAG ACACGCTGTGATGAGGACTTGCTGAAGAGTAAGATCAAAGCTCTGGAAGCTCAGCTGCAGATTTGCATCAAG AAGGGTCCTCAGGATGGAGTGAAAAAGGTGTTGCTAAAGATGGAAAAACAGAGGGCGGAGTATGAACAAAAGGCTTTAAAGGCTATTCACAAGGCAGAGAATGAGAAGGCGGAAGCTCAGAGCAAGATGGAGTACCTCCAG GGGGCGCTGCAGACAGCACAGACAGAGTCTGAGTGGTGGCAGAGGCTGTGTGAGGAGCTGAAAGAGGGTTCGAGTCAGCTGAAGAAGAGGCAGGATGAGTGCACCGATCAGATGCTACAGTTGCAGGGTCACTTGGAG CACTCTTTGGGACAGGAGGAGATGCTGAGGAAACAGACCGAATCTCTTCAGCATGAGAGAGCAGAGCTTCATTCCTGCATCTCAGAGCTGGAGGAGGAGAACCTCAACCTGAGAGAATATCTACAGGAACTCAGAG GACACAATCATGAGCTGTTTAACAGTAACACACAAATACATGAAAACGTTTCACTGATGGACCAACTACTACGGACAGATAACGGCATAGCAAGGCAACTGAGAGACACAGAACATAGACTCAGAATGAAAGAAAAAGAG TACACAGAGCTGCGAGCAGATCTTGAGTCCCTGGAGCAGGAGTGTTACCGATATCAGTCTCGACTGACCCAATGCAGAGAAGAAATGAACTTACTAACCACACGCCAGAACAACAGCAGG AGAGGGTGTTGTGGGTCCTGGCTTTGTATATGTCTGTTCTTACTGCTCATGATGGTGGTGGTGCTAGCAGCCCTGTGGTTGTATCATCCTCCTGCTAGAGAGCAGCTCCAGCATTTTTACTCTGTCCTGGAAGAGCGAATGGAGGACTACCTCATACAGGCGGCATCAGCGCAGCAAAGAGCCTGCTTTAAACCTGTGTGA
- the atp5pb gene encoding ATP synthase F(0) complex subunit B1, mitochondrial, which produces MLSRLVLVSGHTLKNNGSFGACLVQASRSFHQSSQSLAPVPPLPEKGGKVRHGIFPEELFTLLYPKTGVTGPYMLGTGLFLYMLSKEIYVINHETFAAASIGAVVIYGIKKFGPNVAAFADKLNEDKVAKAQEVKSQAMASLAQGIENEKKEQWRVEGRHLLFDAKRNNVAMLLETNYRERLHMVTNEVKKRLDYQVQLQNLHRRMEQEHMVNWVEQSVVKSITPQQEKESIAKCIADLKVLAKATQARATV; this is translated from the exons ATGTTGTCGAGACTGGTGCTCGTTTCAG GTCATACCCTGAAAAACAATGGGTCCTTTGGCGCTTG CCTGGTACAGGCCTCTCGTTCCTTTCATCAGTCCTCCCAGAGTCTTGCACCAGTACCTCCTCTGCCCGAGAAAGGAGGAAAGGTCCGACATGGCATCTTCCCAGAAGAGCTCTTCACACTGCTATACCCCAAGACTGGTGTGACAG GGCCTTATATGCTGGGTACCGGACTGTTCCTGTACATGCTCTCTAAGGAAATCTACGTAATCAATCACGAGACTTTTGCTGCCGCATCCATCGGTGCAGTCGTGATTTATGGCATCAAGAAGTTTGGGCCCAATGTGGCTGCCTTTGCAGACAAACTCAATGAG GATAAAGTGGCAAAAGCTCAGGAAGTGAAGAGTCAGGCCATGGCTAGCTTGGCCCAGGGCATTGAGAATGAGAAGAAGGAGCAGTGGAGAGTGGAAGGAAGACATTTGCTCTTTGATGCCAAGAGG AACAATGTAGCTATGCTGCTGGAGACCAATTACAGGGAGCGTCTGCACATGGTGACCAATGAGGTGAAGAAGAGGCTGGACTACCAGGTGCAGCTTCAGAACCTGCACCGCCGCATGGAGCAGGAGCACATGGTGAACTGGGTTGAACAGAGCGTTGTTAAGAGCATCACCCCACAGCAG GAGAAGGAAAGCATCGCCAAGTGCATTGCAGATCTGAAAGTCCTGGCCAAGGCCACTCAGGCTAGGGCTACAGTATAG